The nucleotide window cttcaaaagagattgcccaaatccaaggaagggcaaaggtgaaaccagtggccagaagaatgacgaacAGAGAAAGTTttgaccaacaaggaggtgtcctactcgcatctgaaggtgttcggttgcagagcttttgcatatgtaccaaaagagcagagaacaaagctggatgataaatctgttccctgcatatttatcggatatggagatgaagagttcgggtacagattgtgggatcctgtaaagaagaaggtcatcagaagcagagatgtagtcttccgagaaagtgaagttggaactgctgtcgatatgttagaaaaggcgaagaatggtataattcctaacctttttactattccttctacttctaacaatctcacaagtgcagaaagtacgaccgacgaggttgccgagcagggggagcaacctggtgaggttattgatcAGGGagagcaacttgatgaaggtgtcgagaaagtggagcaccccacttagggagaagaacaacctcaacctctaaggagatcagagaggccaagggtagagtcatgcaggtacccttcgacagagtatgtcctcatcagtgatgagggggaaccagaaagtcttaaggatgtgctgtcccatccagaaaagaaccagtggatgaaaggtatgcaagaagagatggaatctctacagaaaaatggcacttacaagctggttgaacttccaaagggtaaaagaccactcaaatgcaaatgggattttaaactcaagaaagatggaaatggcaagctggtcagatacaaagctcgattggcggttaaaggcttcgaacagaagaaaggtattgattttgacaaaattttctcacctattgtcaaaatgacttctattcgaacaattttgagctcagcatctagcctagatcttgaagtggagcagttggatgtgaaaactgtaTTTCTTTATgaagatttggaagaggagatttatatggagcagccagaaggatttgaagtagctgtaaagaaacacatggtgtgcaaattgaataagagtctttattgATTGAAGCAGACACCAAgacagtggtacatgaagtttgactcattcatgaaaagtcaaacatacctaaagacctattctgatccatgtgtatacttcaaaaatttttctgagaataactttattatattgttgttgtatgtggatgacatgttaattgtaggaaaagacaagaggctgatagcaaagttgaagggagatctgtccaagtcatttgatatgaaggacttgggcccagcacaacaaattctagggatggagatagttcgagagagaacaagtagaaagttgtggctatctcaggagaagtacattgaacgtgtactagaacgcttcaatATGAAAAATGCAAAGCCAGTCAACACACCTTTTGCTAGTTATCTAAAGTTGAGCAAAAAGATGTTCCTACAACAGTGgaagagaaagggaacatggctagagttccttattcttcagcagtcggaagcttgatgtatgcaatggtatgtactagacctgatattgctcacgcagttggtgttgtcagcaggtttcttgaaaatcgtGGAAAGGAatattgggaagcagtcaagtggatactcaggtacctgagaggtaccacgagagattgtttgtgctttggaggatctgatccaatcttgaaaggctatacagatgctgatatggcaggtgacattgacaacagaaaatccactactggatatttgtttacattttcagggggagctatatcatggcagtctaagttgcagaagtgtgttgcactttcaacaactggagcagagtacattgccgctacagaaacTAGCAAGGAGGTGGTATGACTCAAACGGTTCCTTTAAGAGCTTGGATTGCAccagaaggagtatgtcgtctattgtgacagtcaaagtgcaatagaccttagcaagaactctatgtaccattcaaggaccaaacacattgatgtgagatatcattggattcgagaaatggtagatgatgaatctctaaaagtcttgaagatttctataagtgagaatcccgcagatatgctgaccaaggtggtaccaaggaacaagttcgagctatgcaaagaacttgtcggcatgcactcaaactagaagacagtgctacatcctctagatgaatgagactggagggggagattgatgatgtccatctcattgaagaagtattaggcatgtgcctaataaaagtttctttattttggtagccaaccttgttgacttggtttggttaggtagccaaccttgttgaattagtttggtttggtagccaaccttgttgaatttctttggtttggtagccaactttgttgaattgtgaaaagtgtgtaaattgtcaaatattgtaagCTTTAGAGAGTGGAGCTTttgctataaaaggagagcttcaactctcatttcttcacaccaacaaagagagaaagaaagagtgaggtttcacagacagggtataagaaaatagtctgtaaGAAAAATAgggagtgagcgatattgtagtgaggtgaaaatatcaaaagagggttatttcttttgagtattgtagtagtctttgtagtattttactcggacctacaaagtgtaaaattccttactatagtgatatcagttgctcctctcggggctGTGATTTTTTCACTTATTAAAAgggttttccatgtaaaaatcttggtgtcgttgttactcttttattcttgttaattaccgtctctcagtgctacattattattcggcttttattaccgtgaatattatttctgtgggggtttattcccaacagttTCTCTTAGTCATGGATCAGTCCTCGGTCCTCTTTgtttttttcctcctttttttttttaaagtttttatcTCCGTAGTAAAATTTTATTACTAGTACTATCTTTCCTTTTGTAATATCAATGGTGTCTGGATTTATATATTACTTTTGGCAAAACGTAATTTTGTAATATTTGATATAATTCTACCATAATTTAGGTTAATTTGGATttgcttttatgttaaaaactcgTCTACATTACTATTTGAAGACGGAGGGGCACCACTATCTTCAATATAAACAGAGGTGAGGACTTCATCGGTAGTTATTGGGTCTCGCCGAATACCGGAGAACTTCCGGTGATGACTGACCGGTGGCGTGAATGAGGGAATCTAactaatcaaaagaaaaagtGGGTTGGGGTGTTGTGTATGTTTGGCGGGGGGAGGAACCAAAAGTAAAAGAGCAAactataaatatataaaaaaatctgGGCTGCAGTTAGTTCGTTATGATAAAAATGGAAAAACATTAAGGAGAGACGGTCAACATTCGAACTAGGAACATCCCATACAAGAGCTAAGCTAAGCAATAGATTCAACCCCTACTTCCAATCAACTCTTGTGCATCAAGATGCCTAATTAAATATAAACTCACTTTTCAAGGTATATATAGTAGTAATTTTCCCAAGGTTTGCGGATCTGTTACCCCTATCAGAAAAATTCCTTATATGGCTTTATAGAGTTTTATAAGTACAAAAGCATCGTCTTTTTATATATAACGGGGTAAGAGTGTCACTTTGATTGGAACTTTTAGAAAGAATATGAACACAACTTGTAACTTGTAGACCCCCAAAAGAGGAAAAAGTTCAAAAGACAAAATAAATGAAATACAATAGGGAGCAACATTGATAAACTCATAACACATAAATAATTCAGAGCTTGCAGATACCTTAGGTGAAATCTACAATTTTTATGCCCTTAAAACTATACAAACGTGACCCGCAAAAACCAAAAAAACATGGGATAGATCGGGCAACACATGCATAATTAACTAGGTGCTAAAATgtttatacaatatatatattacatataaATAGGCAAACTTATTTCTTTTAATTCACTATGATTCTACTAGGAAGGAGAACTCCTGGTATATGCACTTCTTGGAAACTACTCTCGCAAGTCACAAGTTTCACTACAGAACGTGCACTTAGACTATACCTTTCTTGAGCTTCCACGAATCCCTTGCTAAGAACATGTTGAATCCAATCTTCTACTTTCTTACTGTCTGTTAAACATGTTGCTGCTAGAATCTGTTCCAATACTTTGGTGTCGATCTCTAGCAAACATTCTGGACCGACAATTTTGTGGAAGCATAGTCTGATCTCTTTCAACAGCTTTTCAGCCAGAGAGTCGAAATCAAATGGCCTGAAAATCGCAGTCTCATCAAATTGTGCAAATAATTCTTTCAACCATGAGTCACATCCAGAATCTCCATTAAATGTGTCATAATTTTCACTCTCTTCAGCTGGAAGATTCAAATCTAGGCATGTGTTTGATTCCTTGTGTGCTCGTTTGGCCATCTCCGAGCTTCCACATTGCTGATGTACGCTTTCGCTTGAACCAGTAAGCTTTCTTTTATTCACAATGATACGGCTAGATGATCTTTTTCTACTGGTTACTAATGTACTTGAGTTAGGACTTTCGACATCATCTGCAAGATCAAATGCTATTAGCATCTGGATTTGCCATCCTTTAGCTGCCAATATATCTTCTTCAGAATAGTCATGAACTGTTTCTTCGGTAGAATGAAGAGTTGTTTCTTCATCTAATCTTGATGATGTTGTCACAAAGATTGCGTTAGCTATGCTAACTTCTCTACCATGAGAATCAGAAAATCTACCAGTCTTAACAGCCTGGGACAAGCTTTTCTGAACGAGTAGGTCAGCTTTATCCACATTTTCTAGGAAAACAACAGATAAGGGGTTGTTCCTCAATTTATCAGCAACATAATCAACAACATGCTTCCCTCTGAATTTCACATCATATCTATTCAATACCTGTAAATCAAACAACCCGACTTCGTCCTGGAGACTTAGATCCACACAGATTAGGTTGTTTGTGCTTCCATATAGAATCTCCGCCAATGCAATCATAACTTTCTTCTTACCAATCTTATCAGGTCCGAGGAAATTGAGCCATATGTCCCCACGACGTGTGCAATTGCTTCTTTCATTTCTGCTTCTGCACTGAGCTATTGTTTGGCTAATAGCATTTACAGCCTCCTCTTGCCAGGCGACCTTTTCCATAAGAGCTGCGTATAGCATCTTGAAATCTTTTGGATCCAATTGCTTGTGGTGACACTGAAGAGAATTAGAAGATGGCGATAGTGGGGACCGGTTAAAGAAACTTCCCGAGACCACCTCAGCACTTGCAGATACATTGGATGATATATGATGTGCTTGATTGATGCTACTCGGAATTGTCAGCTGCTCTTGTTCTTTGCCTGGAGAAGTAGAGGCCACGCACAAACCTAAATCTGTTGTCACTGAAGTTACAGAGGCTGGAGAGTTGAGGCCACGCTCATCGACACTTTTTGAGGGCGTTTCACTAAACTTAGATAGAAAATTGTCATTGCCAGCCTCTGATATCATACCTAAAGGACTGCTTTCATTTGATGAAGAGACTGTGGAATTCATTATCTTCCTTTCAGTTTCTGCTGAAGATGCATTTTTGTGGCCGCTTTTGTCGTCGTTGACACCTTCGTTTTGGTCTTGATCAACAACTTGAAAACCTACAACTGATGGAACTTGACAACCCAACTCAAAACTGCTAGCCTTGGATAATGGTTGATTGTAGTGTAAACGCTGGCAGAGATTGTCCCATTTTCTCTGCAAACCAGCAATTTTAGCACCCAATACCATTTTATCATCTTTGGCCTGCACTGAAGTCATATAACGAAGTTATTACATGATTAGACCGAAAAGATGTTAAGATTTATTTTACTGTAAGCTCGGTTTGGTATATgatcaaagttatttttcaaagaaaatatttCTCATAAGAAAGTCATTTTTCCATGTTTTGATATCCCATTAAGATTACAAGTATTTTACTTTTAGCTTCACATTACTTGCTTTAAATGAcatttaaatattaatattaatctCTTTAACTCAAAGTTTCATCAAAACAAACTCCGAGTTGCTAAATTATTATTAAATTTGAATATGCATTTTTTGCAGGACATAAAAACATTTTTAGCtgtaccaaaaaaaaaaggaaaataattttagCGTAAAATGACTTCTGTCATACCAAACACACTTGTAGTCAAGTAATTTAGAAAATTTGTAAGCACACAAGGAAGAATATATAACTCCAGAGGAGTTAAGGTGTCGAAGAAGAAAACTGCAGAACCTAAACAAAAGGAAATAAGTGGGTTCATATAAGAGATCTTTACACAAAAAGCATGCCGGGTTTAAAGTTTATTTTTCCTAGCCAGTTTACATATATATACTTATAATATATATGGATTGTACATCGACTGGCTACTTTTTGATGATGTctatctcattgaagaagtattaggcatgtgcctaataaaagtttctttggtttggtagccaaccttgttgacttgatTTGGttaggtagccaaccttgttgaattgtgaaaagtgtgtgtaaattgtcaaatattgtaggctttagagagtgaaggtttggctataaaaggagagcttcaactctcatttcttacacaccaacaaagagagaaagaaagagtgaggtttcacagacagggtatatgaaaatagtctgtgaggaaaatagagagtgagcgatattgtagtgaggtgggaatatcaaaagagggttatttcttttgagtgttgtagtggtctttggagtattccactcggacctacaaagtgtaaaattccttactatagtgatatcagttgctcctctcggggccgtgattttttcccttattaaaagggtt belongs to Nicotiana tabacum cultivar K326 chromosome 6, ASM71507v2, whole genome shotgun sequence and includes:
- the LOC107803297 gene encoding protein SMAX1-LIKE 6; this translates as MPTPVTSAKQCLTQEAAITLDDAVAVAARRGHTQTTSLHFISSLLSLPSSCLREACSRTRNNAYSVRVQFKALEICLGVSMDRLPSSPNKIDDPPVSNSLMAAIKRSQANQRRQPENFSFYQQLQQQNQSASCSSVPVVKVELRNLIISVLDDPVVSRVFGEAGFRSCDIKLALLRPVHQLFRYSRFRAPPMFLCNLSSQTDSYNHSFSFPFLGFSSGEDDCRRIGEVFIKNRGRNPLLLGTFAHGAMNSFLEMVEMEKGGGILPLEVCGLSVISIENEILRFVTGECNEELVKLKFEEIGTIVMHSIGSGLVVNYGDLQILARDDSSIDSCRYIVSKLTSLLEIYHGKLWLIGWVERYEIYLKILNRFPCIEKDWDLQILTITSSGPPKEESFPRSSLMESFVPFGGLFSAPAADHDIKSCSYQSASRCHLCNEKCKQEINTLSNTGFSSVSVAHHCQSSLPSWLQMTDQLRSNGGLDAIKAKDDKMVLGAKIAGLQRKWDNLCQRLHYNQPLSKASSFELGCQVPSVVGFQVVDQDQNEGVNDDKSGHKNASSAETERKIMNSTVSSSNESSPLGMISEAGNDNFLSKFSETPSKSVDERGLNSPASVTSVTTDLGLCVASTSPGKEQEQLTIPSSINQAHHISSNVSASAEVVSGSFFNRSPLSPSSNSLQCHHKQLDPKDFKMLYAALMEKVAWQEEAVNAISQTIAQCRSRNERSNCTRRGDIWLNFLGPDKIGKKKVMIALAEILYGSTNNLICVDLSLQDEVGLFDLQVLNRYDVKFRGKHVVDYVADKLRNNPLSVVFLENVDKADLLVQKSLSQAVKTGRFSDSHGREVSIANAIFVTTSSRLDEETTLHSTEETVHDYSEEDILAAKGWQIQMLIAFDLADDVESPNSSTLVTSRKRSSSRIIVNKRKLTGSSESVHQQCGSSEMAKRAHKESNTCLDLNLPAEESENYDTFNGDSGCDSWLKELFAQFDETAIFRPFDFDSLAEKLLKEIRLCFHKIVGPECLLEIDTKVLEQILAATCLTDSKKVEDWIQHVLSKGFVEAQERYSLSARSVVKLVTCESSFQEVHIPGVLLPSRIIVN